A single Dermacentor variabilis isolate Ectoservices chromosome 9, ASM5094787v1, whole genome shotgun sequence DNA region contains:
- the LOC142557659 gene encoding ras-related protein Rab-43-like, translating into MSDDDHFDFLFKIVLIGDCGVGKTCVVHRFKSGMYVERHGNTIGVDFAMKTLTVEGKKVKLQIWDTAGQERFRTITQSYYRSANGVVIVYDITKRSSFLSLPRWVEEVRRYTGCNVPLLLVGNKCDCESLREVTQEEAQALADQYPEFMATIETSAKENTNIESVFVMLATELKNTHDPVGHLTDEDLRRISLNTSKVGPKAACCTKL; encoded by the exons ATGAGCGACGACGACCACTTCGACTTTCTCTTTAAGATCGTGCTGATCGGCGACTGCGGCGTCGGCAAAACTTGCGTCGTCCACCGATTCAAGAGCGGAATGTACGTCGAGCGTCACGGCAACACTATCGGCGTGGATTTTGCCATGAAGACGCTCACGGTCGAAGGCAAAAAAGTCAAG CTCCAGATATGGGACACGGCAGGGCAAGAGCGCTTCCGGACAATCACCCAGAGCTACTACCGCAGCGCCAACGGTGTCGTCATTGTTTACGACATCACGAAGAGGTCGTCATTCCTGAGTCTACCGCGCTGGGTCGAAGAAGTGCGGAGGTACACGGGCTGTAATGTGCCTCTGCTGCTTGTAG GAAACAAATGCGACTGCGAGAGCTTGCGGGAAGTGACACAGGAGGAGGCACAAGCCTTGGCCGACCAGTACCCAGAGTTCATGGCCACCATTGAGACAAGTGCCAAGGAGAACACCAACATTGAGTCCGTGTTTGTCATGCTCGCCACCGAACTTAAGAACACCCACGACCCTGTCGGACACCTGACCGACGAGGACCTGCGCCGAATCTCCCTCAACACGAGCAAGGTCGGGCCCAAGGCGGCATGCTGCACAAAACTGTGA